In Streptomyces sp. P3, one DNA window encodes the following:
- a CDS encoding flavin reductase family protein produces MRVDHDPQALGAGAFYRLLTAVVVPRPIAWVSTLAADGTANLAPHSFFTVACTDPPIVQFTSVGRKDSLRNVEATGEFVVNFAPETLLEQINATATDFPAHEGEFDAVGIEQEASLRVRPPRVADSPVALECRLHSTVVLAGCTLVLGEVVHAAVHEDVVVDGRPDIRRLRPLSRLGGNEWGTVGEIHDLARVAYRDRPPS; encoded by the coding sequence ATGCGTGTCGACCATGATCCCCAAGCCCTGGGCGCGGGCGCCTTCTACCGGCTGCTCACCGCCGTCGTCGTACCCCGGCCGATCGCCTGGGTGTCGACCCTCGCGGCCGACGGCACCGCCAACCTCGCCCCGCACTCGTTCTTCACGGTGGCCTGCACCGACCCGCCCATCGTCCAGTTCACGTCCGTCGGACGGAAGGACTCGTTGCGCAACGTCGAGGCCACCGGCGAGTTCGTCGTCAATTTCGCACCCGAGACGCTTCTCGAGCAGATCAACGCCACCGCCACCGACTTCCCCGCGCACGAGGGCGAGTTCGACGCGGTCGGCATCGAGCAGGAGGCCTCCCTGCGAGTGCGGCCGCCCCGTGTGGCGGACTCGCCCGTGGCCCTGGAGTGCCGCCTGCATTCCACCGTCGTCCTCGCCGGCTGCACCCTGGTCCTCGGCGAGGTCGTGCACGCCGCCGTACACGAGGACGTCGTCGTCGACGGCCGCCCCGACATCCGCAGGCTGCGGCCCCTCTCGAGGCTGGGCGGCAACGAGTGGGGCACCGTCGGCGAGATCCACGACCTGGCGCGGGTCGCCTACCGCGACCGGCCGCCGTCCTGA
- a CDS encoding class I SAM-dependent methyltransferase has protein sequence MTSEDDGQRAARVFDALGPAYEKAFAHSQAHRRSLDWLLGRLTPGSDVLDVGSGTGRPTAAALAAAGHRVLGVDVSPVMVDLAARQVPNATFRCVDVRRLPLREHSLNAVCAYFSLLQMERAQQAELIGRLARALLPGGSLALATVPVDVEGVDAVFMGQPVRVTSYARDGLVDVVTAAGLTVLDEESVLFTPDHPEAGPEPHLFLHCGRP, from the coding sequence GTGACGAGCGAGGACGACGGACAGCGCGCCGCGCGGGTGTTCGACGCGCTGGGGCCCGCGTACGAGAAGGCGTTCGCGCACTCGCAGGCGCACCGCAGATCCCTGGACTGGCTGCTCGGACGGCTCACACCGGGCAGCGACGTGCTGGACGTAGGCAGCGGAACCGGACGGCCCACGGCGGCGGCCCTGGCGGCCGCCGGCCATCGCGTGCTCGGCGTAGACGTCTCCCCCGTCATGGTCGACCTCGCCGCGCGCCAGGTGCCGAACGCCACATTCCGGTGCGTGGACGTACGCCGACTCCCGCTGCGGGAGCACTCCTTGAACGCCGTCTGCGCGTACTTCTCCCTGCTGCAGATGGAACGCGCGCAACAGGCCGAGCTCATCGGCAGGCTGGCGCGGGCACTGCTGCCGGGCGGCAGCCTCGCCCTGGCCACCGTGCCGGTGGACGTGGAGGGGGTCGACGCCGTGTTCATGGGGCAGCCGGTGCGGGTGACCAGCTACGCCCGGGACGGCCTCGTCGACGTCGTCACCGCCGCCGGCCTCACGGTGCTGGACGAGGAGAGCGTCCTGTTCACCCCCGACCACCCCGAGGCCGGCCCCGAGCCCCATCTGTTCCTGCACTGCGGCAGGCCGTAG
- a CDS encoding VWA domain-containing protein, with amino-acid sequence MLEPVTAVPESREVCATPDDNRRQVLYWRLLARLFDSEEQIALESASLAVVEDIGLPAALLDPQSSVDSLVQRHPELASEFDGLMVPEAEAEAEAEALGDGRVRADEVRRAALVSKVLLNVFATGSGAVSAEQLSRWQSDAGWLERALGCRPGELRGGRGPAAGAGGLVPGIGPELAEVEADLVHRMHLREVLADPALAARLTPSMSLIEQLLRDKNNLSGVALANAKALIRRFVDEVADVLRTQVEKSTAGAIDRSVPPKRVYRNLDLDRTVWKNLTNYSPEEERLYVDRLYYRHTARRTTPQRLVVVVDQSGSMLDSMVNCTILASIFAGLPKVDVHLIAYDTRAIDLTPWVREPFEVLLRTKLGGGNDGPVAMAMARPKIAEPKNTVMVWISDFYEFDRSQPLFEGIEEVHRSGVKFIPVGSVTSFGRQEVNPWFRERFKALGTPVISGRIDKLVHELKTFLT; translated from the coding sequence ATGCTGGAACCGGTCACTGCGGTCCCCGAGAGCCGCGAGGTCTGCGCGACCCCCGACGACAACCGCCGACAGGTGCTCTACTGGCGGCTGCTGGCCCGGCTCTTCGATTCCGAGGAGCAGATCGCCCTGGAGTCCGCGAGCCTCGCCGTCGTCGAGGACATCGGCCTGCCGGCCGCCCTGCTGGACCCGCAGTCCTCCGTGGACTCCCTCGTGCAGCGTCACCCGGAACTCGCGTCGGAGTTCGACGGCTTGATGGTTCCCGAAGCCGAAGCCGAAGCAGAAGCCGAAGCACTCGGCGACGGCCGCGTCCGTGCCGACGAGGTGCGGCGGGCCGCGCTCGTGTCCAAGGTGCTGCTGAACGTCTTCGCGACGGGCTCCGGAGCCGTCAGCGCCGAGCAGCTGTCCCGCTGGCAGAGTGACGCCGGCTGGCTGGAGCGCGCCCTCGGATGCCGCCCGGGCGAACTGCGCGGCGGCCGGGGCCCGGCCGCCGGCGCGGGCGGCCTCGTCCCCGGGATCGGCCCGGAACTGGCCGAGGTGGAAGCCGACCTGGTGCACCGCATGCACCTGCGCGAAGTGCTCGCCGACCCCGCCCTGGCCGCGCGGCTCACCCCGAGCATGTCACTCATCGAGCAACTGCTCCGGGACAAGAACAACCTCTCCGGGGTCGCTCTGGCGAACGCCAAGGCGCTCATCCGCCGTTTCGTCGACGAGGTCGCCGACGTGCTGCGCACCCAGGTGGAGAAGTCCACGGCCGGCGCGATCGACCGCTCGGTGCCGCCCAAGCGCGTGTACCGCAACCTCGACCTCGACCGAACCGTCTGGAAGAACCTCACCAACTACAGCCCCGAAGAGGAACGCCTCTACGTCGACCGCCTCTACTACCGGCACACCGCCCGCAGAACGACGCCGCAGCGGCTCGTCGTGGTCGTGGACCAGTCGGGCTCGATGCTCGACTCCATGGTCAACTGCACCATCCTGGCGTCGATCTTCGCCGGGCTGCCCAAGGTCGACGTGCACCTGATCGCGTACGACACCCGGGCGATCGACCTCACTCCCTGGGTCCGCGAGCCGTTCGAGGTGCTGCTGCGCACCAAGCTCGGCGGCGGCAACGACGGCCCGGTCGCCATGGCCATGGCCCGTCCGAAGATCGCCGAGCCCAAGAACACCGTCATGGTGTGGATCTCGGACTTCTACGAGTTCGACCGCTCCCAGCCCTTGTTCGAGGGCATCGAGGAAGTCCACCGCTCCGGCGTCAAGTTCATCCCCGTCGGCTCGGTCACCAGCTTCGGCAGGCAGGAGGTCAACCCCTGGTTCCGGGAGCGGTTCAAGGCGCTCGGCACACCCGTGATCTCCGGCCGTATCGACAAGCTCGTCCACGAACTCAAGACGTTCCTCACCTGA
- a CDS encoding DUF5682 family protein: protein MSGAFDALRGQLHEAATAFADGPGALEGILRGIVDDVERAVHEPLEIFPVCHHSPASAIAMARRLREKQPKVVYLELCEDMAPLLTELRNCRLPVAVQSFATEIEGFPADWSPLSVVAPVTEASAEYQAIAYALDTPGVELVLVDRSSDHVFQWETGSGSGADALAEGGADVPETPEQTALHGDAVGVEIGDLRPRFAELEEHLLRHGRVRHWSEWWHQYVELPLGDSDHDTYRQVMLLIGSLFRRLAPGDPGKVRVDEDRERYMWTRMREHLAATGADPADCLYVCGAFHAASRVAEFGVHGSDGFVVSPPSGTRWRHGLIPSSHAAIEAQFGLAAGSVSIAAAEWAKNVRRTGVRPYRLDGQAGTKKTTRPRKALPAAVPAPAAPPADRLTGFLRRPPALDALDEAELLGWSVEIVRAARRNGYLASTADAIAVFETSILLAGMRDRAKPTPYDFQDAAVTCIEKDAVPGRRDVGRLVEIMMGGDRLGQVGYDALPPLARDVHDRLAPLALRLEQRGVQRALLDIASRPELAHCSDLLWMLRRLLPQGAARPIMGERRLGERSLQESWDLALGTHQRALIELGYEGVSIEQVLEQRLRRAAYAPQATAAQVLEAVEDATLYLRSRRLADELGTRALEVLAHERSVDGAPEVLRRVRRLLAYYRTAEPVLPPWIESFVKTGFAHYCTLLPTAFTDEDATVRQVAAMLGFLFGMESLALSLGCDRAQLELALAQSHPAEPARTALLWAAQTHLGTLPRAQLRARCDELLGNPLVVPAYPRYLSGFVHALEPVPGLADFVVEAVSNAFARLPDRVLLPWLPTLITTLRAGGAELAPLLIREAGRVFPARLPELDAWVPPWRLPQEPPGLLPRAGEGAGGGGVPLLAAHPATCDALADLLGCDGAWETGGPVPSGAVLLGRHPATAAALEALLAVT from the coding sequence ATGAGCGGCGCCTTCGACGCGTTGCGCGGTCAACTGCACGAGGCCGCCACGGCGTTCGCCGACGGACCCGGAGCCCTGGAGGGCATCCTGCGGGGCATCGTCGACGACGTCGAGCGCGCCGTGCACGAGCCGCTGGAGATCTTCCCGGTCTGTCACCACTCGCCGGCCTCGGCGATCGCCATGGCGCGCCGGCTGCGCGAGAAGCAGCCGAAGGTCGTCTACCTCGAGCTGTGCGAGGACATGGCACCGCTCCTCACCGAGCTGCGCAACTGCCGGCTGCCGGTGGCGGTGCAGTCGTTCGCCACCGAGATCGAGGGGTTCCCCGCCGACTGGTCGCCGCTGTCGGTGGTCGCACCGGTCACCGAGGCCTCGGCCGAGTACCAGGCCATCGCCTACGCGCTCGACACGCCGGGTGTCGAACTGGTCCTCGTCGACCGCTCATCGGACCACGTCTTCCAGTGGGAGACCGGCTCCGGCTCCGGCGCCGACGCCCTGGCCGAGGGCGGCGCCGACGTGCCCGAGACACCGGAGCAGACCGCCCTGCACGGCGACGCCGTCGGCGTGGAGATCGGCGACCTGCGCCCGCGCTTCGCCGAACTGGAGGAGCACCTGCTGCGGCACGGCCGGGTGCGGCACTGGTCGGAGTGGTGGCACCAGTACGTGGAACTGCCCCTCGGCGACAGCGACCACGACACCTACCGCCAGGTGATGCTGCTCATCGGCAGCCTCTTCCGGCGCCTCGCCCCCGGCGACCCCGGCAAGGTGCGCGTCGACGAGGACCGCGAACGGTACATGTGGACGAGGATGCGCGAGCACCTGGCCGCCACCGGCGCCGACCCCGCCGACTGCCTCTACGTGTGCGGCGCCTTCCACGCGGCCAGCCGCGTCGCGGAGTTCGGCGTGCACGGCAGCGACGGCTTCGTCGTCAGCCCGCCGAGCGGCACCCGATGGCGGCACGGCCTCATCCCCTCCAGCCACGCGGCGATCGAGGCGCAGTTCGGCCTGGCGGCCGGGTCGGTGTCCATCGCCGCGGCGGAGTGGGCGAAGAACGTCCGGCGCACCGGCGTCCGCCCCTACCGCCTGGACGGCCAGGCGGGCACGAAGAAGACCACGAGGCCGAGGAAGGCCCTGCCCGCCGCCGTCCCGGCGCCGGCGGCCCCGCCCGCCGACCGGCTCACCGGCTTCCTCCGGCGACCGCCCGCCCTCGACGCCCTCGACGAGGCCGAACTGCTCGGCTGGTCGGTGGAGATCGTGCGGGCCGCCCGCCGCAACGGCTACCTCGCCTCCACCGCCGACGCCATCGCCGTCTTCGAGACGTCCATCCTGCTCGCCGGGATGCGCGACCGCGCCAAGCCCACCCCGTACGACTTCCAGGACGCGGCGGTCACCTGCATCGAGAAGGACGCCGTGCCCGGCCGGCGGGACGTCGGCCGGCTCGTCGAGATCATGATGGGCGGCGACCGCCTCGGCCAGGTCGGCTACGACGCGCTGCCACCGCTCGCCCGCGACGTGCACGACCGGCTCGCCCCGCTCGCCCTCAGGCTCGAGCAGCGCGGAGTGCAGCGCGCCCTGCTGGACATCGCCTCGCGGCCGGAGCTGGCCCACTGCTCCGACCTGCTGTGGATGCTGCGCCGGCTGCTGCCGCAGGGGGCCGCCCGCCCGATCATGGGCGAACGACGGCTCGGCGAGCGCTCCCTGCAGGAGTCCTGGGACCTGGCGCTGGGCACCCACCAGCGCGCCCTCATCGAACTCGGCTACGAGGGCGTCAGCATCGAGCAGGTCCTCGAACAGCGGCTGCGCCGCGCCGCGTACGCCCCGCAGGCCACCGCGGCCCAGGTCCTCGAGGCCGTCGAGGACGCCACGCTCTACCTGCGCAGCCGCCGTCTGGCCGACGAGCTGGGCACCCGCGCCCTGGAGGTGCTGGCCCACGAGCGCTCCGTCGACGGGGCGCCGGAGGTGCTGCGCCGGGTGCGCCGGCTGCTGGCCTACTACCGCACCGCAGAGCCGGTCCTGCCGCCCTGGATCGAGTCGTTCGTCAAGACGGGCTTCGCGCACTACTGCACCCTGCTGCCGACGGCGTTCACCGACGAGGACGCGACCGTCCGCCAGGTCGCCGCCATGCTGGGCTTCCTGTTCGGCATGGAGAGCCTCGCGCTGTCCCTCGGCTGCGACCGGGCGCAGCTGGAACTGGCCCTCGCCCAGTCCCACCCGGCGGAGCCCGCGCGCACCGCACTGCTGTGGGCGGCGCAGACCCACCTGGGCACACTGCCGAGGGCGCAACTGCGGGCGCGCTGCGACGAGCTGCTCGGCAACCCGCTGGTGGTCCCCGCCTACCCCCGTTACCTCAGCGGGTTCGTGCACGCCCTGGAACCGGTGCCGGGCCTGGCCGACTTCGTCGTCGAGGCCGTGTCGAACGCGTTCGCGCGTCTCCCCGACCGGGTGCTGCTGCCCTGGCTGCCGACGCTGATCACCACGTTGCGCGCCGGGGGAGCCGAGCTGGCGCCGCTGCTGATCCGCGAGGCCGGCCGGGTCTTCCCCGCCCGGCTGCCGGAGCTGGACGCCTGGGTGCCGCCGTGGCGGCTGCCGCAGGAACCGCCCGGCTTGCTGCCGCGGGCCGGCGAGGGGGCCGGAGGCGGCGGCGTGCCGCTCCTGGCCGCCCACCCGGCGACCTGTGACGCCCTGGCGGATCTGCTGGGCTGTGACGGGGCGTGGGAGACCGGGGGGCCCGTCCCGTCCGGAGCGGTCCTCCTCGGGCGCCACCCGGCCACCGCCGCCGCGCTGGAGGCGTTGCTGGCCGTCACCTGA
- a CDS encoding AAA family ATPase: protein MTDLLRAPAELKYAEELDWLESIDDNPKPFSWRLSPKMVRLFVLGSERADGLDREIAQKWFGDRSFVERSIVTLASDRGLLLIGDPGTGKSWLAELLSAAISRNSTLVVQGTAGTTEDHIKYSWNVSMVIAKGQSRESMIPSPIMTAMETGAIGRFEELTRSTSDVQDALISILSEKYISVPELGSDGDSDNIVFAKPGFSVIATANSRDRGVNDLSSALKRRFNFVRIPVVTNKKSEAEIVRFRTEELLRRHRIELDVPPTLLDVLLQSFADLRASSAAAGSDDEKLESALSTAEQIGVLEDAVLHSNFFGERALTARTLASSLVGSLARRAPEDLAILNKYLHGVVEPRSKEQGGSWPEFLEGGRDAIATLS from the coding sequence ATGACCGACCTGCTGCGCGCCCCCGCCGAACTCAAGTACGCCGAGGAACTCGACTGGCTGGAGTCGATCGACGACAACCCCAAGCCGTTCTCCTGGCGGCTCTCGCCGAAGATGGTCCGGCTGTTCGTCCTCGGCTCCGAGCGCGCCGACGGCCTCGACCGGGAGATCGCCCAGAAGTGGTTCGGCGACCGCAGCTTCGTCGAGCGCTCCATCGTCACCCTCGCCTCCGACCGCGGCCTGCTGCTCATCGGCGACCCGGGCACCGGGAAGAGCTGGCTGGCCGAACTGCTGTCGGCCGCGATCTCCCGCAACTCCACCCTGGTCGTGCAGGGCACCGCGGGCACCACCGAGGACCACATCAAGTACTCGTGGAACGTCTCCATGGTCATCGCCAAGGGCCAGTCGAGGGAGTCGATGATCCCCTCGCCGATCATGACCGCCATGGAGACCGGAGCCATCGGCCGCTTCGAGGAACTCACCCGCTCCACCAGCGACGTCCAGGACGCTCTGATCTCGATTCTCTCCGAGAAGTACATCTCCGTCCCGGAGCTGGGCAGCGACGGGGACAGCGACAACATCGTGTTCGCCAAGCCGGGCTTCTCCGTCATCGCCACCGCCAACAGCCGCGACCGCGGCGTCAACGACCTCTCCTCGGCGCTCAAGCGCCGCTTCAACTTCGTCCGCATCCCCGTCGTCACCAACAAGAAGAGCGAGGCGGAGATCGTCCGCTTCCGCACCGAGGAACTGCTGCGCCGCCACCGCATCGAGCTGGACGTCCCGCCGACCCTGCTCGACGTGCTGCTGCAGAGCTTCGCCGACCTGCGCGCCTCCTCGGCGGCCGCCGGCAGCGACGACGAGAAGCTGGAGTCCGCCCTGTCCACCGCCGAACAGATCGGCGTCCTCGAGGACGCCGTCCTGCACAGCAACTTCTTCGGCGAGCGCGCCCTCACCGCCCGCACCCTCGCCTCCTCCCTCGTCGGTTCGCTGGCCCGGCGCGCACCCGAGGACCTCGCCATCCTCAACAAGTACCTGCACGGCGTCGTCGAACCGCGCAGCAAGGAGCAGGGCGGCTCCTGGCCGGAGTTCCTCGAGGGCGGCCGCGACGCCATCGCGACCCTGTCATGA
- a CDS encoding STAS domain-containing protein produces MPEPVYDADAAGGDANADAESRDARFVRATPGPDITVRTDGERVVVTVRGELDLDSAGLLGRALRAALDASADGIDLELDGVVFCDCSALNVLLGVREEGLRQGRTVVLRSVGPAVERLLTLTGTGSLFGAAAGRGGAPHGPAEGTDEGARAPGADRAPGGARSAGPPGQAFDGSPPPHPRIELVRLRRAVRTRPLIDLARGVLMASFGLSADEAWRVLVLAARNTDGTVGGLARDLVGAAQERPSPGALPEAVTAAVAEVRS; encoded by the coding sequence ATGCCGGAACCGGTATACGACGCGGACGCCGCAGGCGGGGATGCGAACGCGGATGCGGAGTCCCGCGACGCGCGCTTCGTCCGGGCGACGCCCGGGCCTGACATCACGGTCCGTACCGACGGGGAGCGGGTCGTCGTGACGGTACGGGGTGAGCTCGACCTCGACTCGGCCGGGCTCCTCGGACGCGCCCTGCGCGCCGCGCTCGACGCGTCGGCGGACGGGATCGACCTGGAGCTGGACGGGGTCGTGTTCTGTGACTGCTCCGCCCTGAACGTGCTGCTCGGTGTGCGCGAGGAAGGCCTGCGGCAGGGCAGGACGGTCGTCCTGCGCTCGGTCGGCCCGGCGGTGGAACGGCTGTTGACGCTGACCGGCACGGGGTCCCTGTTCGGGGCCGCCGCCGGTCGCGGCGGCGCCCCCCATGGCCCCGCCGAGGGCACCGACGAAGGCGCCAGGGCACCCGGGGCCGACCGGGCTCCGGGCGGCGCGCGCTCGGCCGGCCCGCCGGGCCAGGCGTTCGACGGGAGCCCGCCGCCGCACCCGCGCATCGAGCTCGTGCGACTGCGGCGCGCGGTGCGGACCCGCCCGCTGATCGACCTGGCCCGCGGCGTCCTCATGGCGTCCTTCGGTCTGAGCGCCGACGAAGCCTGGCGGGTCCTCGTCCTGGCCGCCCGGAACACCGACGGCACGGTAGGGGGCCTCGCCCGGGACCTGGTCGGCGCCGCCCAGGAAAGACCGTCGCCGGGCGCCCTGCCGGAAGCGGTGACCGCGGCGGTGGCCGAAGTCAGGTCGTAG
- a CDS encoding NlpC/P60 family protein, with protein sequence MATDRSPRSPGGNEPSRAEIQQRVSSLYDRAETDTGTYNATRAMSNLSRRKVGSVANSGRGSADPSLEAVTRQWFDVARDKIGPTTPAVLPADRRPPRPATPGPSADSATIRELEAAARRIPELTAPPAAAPPAAIEARRSEPRALEAAAPAALTAPLAALPAPAALPAAPASAASPAAAPADRQASLRSTKERIGRKLATAREVLARAVTQPAPSRQPALTAFIPAQSTSSPSTQSVPTAATPTGYPAAVGRPQQPADPLPVQQPWDTAEQQAFRAEITAAWAGKPAVAPTATPAMAPAVAPSAGPESLLDTGGFSFPAAAPAFSASDIALVEPAPDLGVTELGIGTPSFGHPIPGLGAAAPESGRAAFPTDAVAPGYLMDELGPVTPPAGYAYPEPPFTAPEFGYAAADTAPAPAYPTSGLGLPAPIPDALTGDHGYQTATALAAPVAPLPEPVRTAAPADVTVSATGTAYLGKADKALAFARAQTGRPCVWGATGPESYDCSSLTQAAWKAAGVSLPRAAIDQAKAFTRISLADLRAGDLVFFFDDLSHVGLCTGNGMMIHAPGPGAAIREEAILPYGEGALRGAVRPA encoded by the coding sequence ATGGCGACGGATCGCAGCCCTCGGTCCCCAGGCGGCAACGAGCCGAGCCGGGCGGAGATCCAGCAGCGTGTCAGCTCGCTGTACGACCGGGCCGAGACCGACACGGGCACTTACAACGCCACGCGCGCCATGTCGAACCTCTCGCGGCGCAAGGTCGGCTCCGTCGCGAACAGCGGCCGCGGATCGGCCGATCCGTCGCTCGAGGCGGTGACCAGGCAGTGGTTCGACGTCGCCCGCGACAAGATCGGCCCGACCACTCCCGCCGTCCTGCCGGCCGATCGCCGTCCGCCCCGTCCGGCCACGCCCGGGCCCTCCGCGGACAGTGCGACGATCCGCGAGCTCGAAGCGGCCGCCAGACGGATTCCGGAACTCACCGCACCCCCCGCGGCCGCGCCGCCCGCAGCGATCGAGGCGCGTCGCAGCGAGCCCAGGGCCCTGGAGGCCGCCGCACCGGCCGCGCTCACCGCACCCCTGGCCGCACTCCCCGCCCCTGCCGCGCTCCCCGCCGCTCCCGCCTCCGCTGCCTCGCCCGCCGCCGCCCCCGCGGACCGGCAGGCCTCGCTCAGGAGCACCAAGGAACGGATCGGACGCAAACTCGCCACGGCCCGTGAGGTATTGGCCCGGGCCGTCACCCAGCCCGCGCCCTCCCGGCAGCCCGCGCTCACCGCGTTCATCCCCGCGCAGTCCACATCCTCCCCGTCGACGCAGTCCGTGCCCACGGCGGCCACGCCGACGGGCTACCCGGCCGCCGTCGGACGACCGCAGCAGCCGGCCGACCCGCTGCCGGTCCAGCAGCCCTGGGACACCGCGGAGCAGCAGGCGTTCCGTGCGGAGATCACCGCCGCGTGGGCGGGAAAGCCCGCCGTCGCTCCCACCGCCACTCCCGCCATGGCTCCAGCCGTCGCACCGTCGGCCGGGCCTGAGAGCCTCCTCGACACCGGCGGGTTCTCGTTCCCCGCAGCGGCGCCGGCGTTCTCGGCATCCGACATCGCCCTGGTGGAACCGGCACCCGACCTCGGCGTCACGGAACTCGGCATCGGCACACCGTCGTTCGGCCACCCGATACCCGGCCTCGGCGCCGCCGCCCCGGAATCGGGCCGCGCGGCCTTCCCGACGGATGCGGTCGCGCCGGGTTACCTCATGGACGAACTGGGGCCGGTCACACCTCCCGCCGGATACGCCTACCCTGAACCTCCTTTCACAGCACCCGAGTTCGGCTACGCCGCAGCCGACACCGCGCCCGCGCCCGCCTATCCCACGTCCGGACTCGGCCTCCCGGCGCCCATCCCGGACGCACTGACCGGCGACCACGGCTACCAGACCGCCACCGCCCTCGCCGCGCCCGTGGCCCCGCTTCCCGAGCCCGTCCGGACGGCCGCCCCCGCCGACGTCACGGTCAGCGCCACCGGGACGGCCTACCTGGGGAAGGCGGACAAGGCGCTCGCCTTCGCCCGTGCCCAGACCGGACGGCCCTGCGTGTGGGGAGCCACCGGACCGGAGTCCTACGACTGCTCCAGCCTCACCCAGGCCGCCTGGAAGGCCGCCGGGGTGAGTCTGCCGCGGGCCGCCATCGACCAGGCCAAGGCCTTCACCCGGATCAGCCTGGCCGACCTGCGCGCCGGCGATCTCGTCTTCTTCTTCGACGACCTCAGCCATGTCGGCCTGTGCACGGGGAACGGCATGATGATCCACGCCCCGGGTCCGGGCGCCGCCATCCGCGAAGAGGCGATCCTTCCCTACGGGGAGGGCGCGCTGCGCGGCGCCGTCCGCCCCGCCTGA
- a CDS encoding helix-turn-helix domain-containing protein, which yields MEGVPEPHSGWTFLTNHARVLAVIADNHSARIRDIAAHCRLTERAVQKIIADLEQDGYLSHTKEGRSNIYRIEPGRVLRHPAEAGLSVASLLSLLAHDEAGRTPRP from the coding sequence ATGGAGGGAGTGCCCGAGCCACACAGCGGATGGACGTTTCTGACCAACCACGCCCGCGTCCTCGCGGTCATCGCGGACAACCACAGTGCTCGCATCCGGGACATCGCCGCGCACTGCCGGCTCACCGAGCGGGCGGTCCAGAAGATCATCGCCGACCTGGAACAGGACGGTTACCTGTCCCACACGAAGGAAGGGCGCAGCAACATCTACCGGATCGAGCCCGGCCGGGTGCTGCGCCACCCCGCCGAAGCGGGACTGAGCGTGGCGTCCCTGCTGTCGCTACTGGCCCACGACGAGGCGGGCCGCACCCCGCGTCCGTGA